A region from the Caldicellulosiruptor naganoensis genome encodes:
- a CDS encoding IS1634 family transposase has protein sequence MFVKITNAGGYQYVRLVENYRENGKVKQRVLFNFGRLDILKDDPAFKNIVKKLSDIVAETTTENAKAVTIESEEDILDAVVKNWGYIVYRKLWQELEIDKFLKGKAAKERKIKFDVDKVSFLMTIQRLIEPMSKLRTYHQRSKYFGFEEDIDLNQLYRCLDFLDSVKEDLETYLYQRNKDLFKMVVDVVFYDVTTIYFESCRADELKNFGFSKDNKVNEVQVVLGLLVDKEGRPIGYELFPGNTIDSKTMVKILRKLKEKFSIDKIIIVADKGLNSRINLKMIKEAGYDYIVASRLKNASKEILDEVFNEEGYKRLDGKRCLNAEEIYGDEFKYKVLERTNIVKDEEGKEFKIEENLIITYSSKRAKKDKEDRERLVRKAKELLENKGSITALEKKGARKYLKKKSKSEEYVLDEETIKRDEKFDGYYAIQTSKKDMDVEEVLGAYHDLWKIEQSFRVMKSCLEVRPIYHFTESRIKGHFVICFLAFLLQRTLEYILRRKGKGISSERIMEAIYSMNFFEIEIKGKKYLIKQRIEGGAGDILNVMKIKGPKNFMTYEEGLEFIGISK, from the coding sequence ATGTTTGTCAAAATTACTAATGCTGGCGGTTATCAGTATGTTAGGTTAGTCGAAAATTACCGTGAAAATGGTAAAGTAAAGCAAAGAGTACTATTTAACTTTGGTAGACTTGATATTCTCAAAGATGACCCCGCTTTTAAAAACATTGTAAAAAAACTATCTGATATTGTCGCTGAAACAACTACTGAGAATGCAAAAGCTGTTACTATTGAATCTGAAGAAGATATTTTGGATGCAGTTGTAAAAAACTGGGGATACATTGTATACAGAAAGTTATGGCAGGAGCTTGAAATTGATAAGTTTTTAAAAGGGAAAGCAGCAAAAGAGAGAAAGATAAAATTTGATGTAGACAAAGTAAGTTTTTTAATGACCATACAGAGATTGATAGAGCCAATGAGCAAACTAAGAACTTATCATCAGAGAAGCAAATATTTTGGATTTGAAGAGGATATAGATTTGAATCAATTGTACAGGTGTTTAGATTTTCTTGACAGTGTAAAAGAAGATTTAGAGACATACCTGTATCAGAGAAATAAAGACTTATTTAAGATGGTAGTTGATGTAGTGTTTTATGATGTGACGACAATATACTTTGAGAGTTGTAGAGCGGATGAACTTAAAAATTTTGGGTTTAGCAAAGACAACAAGGTAAATGAAGTGCAAGTTGTATTAGGGCTTTTGGTGGACAAAGAAGGCAGACCGATAGGGTATGAACTTTTTCCTGGTAATACGATAGATAGCAAGACGATGGTAAAGATACTGAGGAAGCTGAAGGAAAAATTTAGTATAGATAAGATAATAATAGTAGCAGACAAAGGGCTTAACAGCAGAATAAATTTAAAGATGATAAAAGAAGCTGGGTACGACTATATAGTAGCAAGCAGATTAAAGAATGCAAGTAAAGAAATTTTAGATGAAGTTTTTAATGAAGAAGGATATAAAAGACTTGATGGCAAAAGATGTTTGAATGCTGAAGAAATTTATGGTGATGAATTCAAATATAAGGTATTGGAAAGAACAAATATTGTCAAGGATGAAGAGGGTAAAGAGTTCAAAATAGAAGAGAATTTGATAATAACGTATTCAAGCAAGAGAGCCAAGAAAGACAAAGAAGACAGAGAGAGATTGGTAAGAAAAGCCAAAGAGCTTTTAGAGAACAAAGGAAGTATAACAGCCTTAGAAAAGAAAGGTGCAAGGAAATATTTGAAGAAGAAATCAAAATCAGAAGAATATGTATTGGATGAGGAAACGATAAAACGAGATGAGAAATTTGACGGTTATTATGCAATTCAAACGAGCAAAAAGGATATGGATGTAGAAGAGGTTTTAGGAGCATATCACGATTTATGGAAGATAGAACAGTCATTCAGAGTAATGAAAAGCTGTTTAGAAGTGCGACCGATATATCACTTTACAGAAAGCAGAATAAAAGGACATTTTGTGATATGTTTTTTGGCATTTTTACTGCAAAGGACATTGGAATATATTTTGAGGAGAAAAGGTAAAGGAATAAGTAGTGAAAGGATAATGGAAGCAATATATTCAATGAACTTTTTTGAAATAGAGATAAAAGGGAAGAAATATTTGATAAAGCAAAGAATTGAGGGAGGAGCTGGAGATATACTGAATGTAATGAAGATAAAGGGTCCAAAAAACTTCATGACATATGAGGAAGGCTTAGAATTTATTGGTATTAGCAAATGA
- a CDS encoding PDDEXK family nuclease has product MKLSVYEKFQVSEYWIVDISNECIEVYSNNINGKYCSINKYKKGMSIKVFDNLVLDVDEIFSVIK; this is encoded by the coding sequence ATTAAACTGTCTGTGTATGAAAAATTTCAAGTATCTGAGTACTGGATAGTTGACATTTCAAATGAGTGTATAGAAGTTTACAGCAATAATATTAATGGGAAATATTGCTCTATAAATAAATACAAAAAAGGTATGAGCATAAAGGTATTTGATAACCTTGTTTTAGATGTTGATGAAATATTTAGCGTGATAAAGTAA
- a CDS encoding Uma2 family endonuclease, with protein MEINFPNKYEYYTYEEFLTLQKEENRFKIEYDNGFIFSMAPAHPNHDRVKNKIATAFINHLGFGGMCEVFTSDIAVVFENQNEIYEFQPDIMVCCNPKLFHGPKYKGIPRLIVEILSYSTEHRDRTIKLSVYEKFQVPEYWIVDISNECIEVYSNNINGKYCSINKYKKGMSIKVFDNLVLDVDEIFSVIK; from the coding sequence TTGGAAATAAATTTCCCCAATAAATATGAGTATTACACCTACGAAGAATTTTTGACTCTTCAAAAAGAGGAAAACCGATTTAAAATTGAATACGACAATGGCTTTATCTTTTCTATGGCCCCTGCTCATCCAAACCATGATAGAGTAAAGAACAAAATCGCAACAGCGTTTATTAATCATCTTGGGTTTGGTGGCATGTGTGAAGTTTTCACAAGTGATATTGCTGTTGTCTTTGAAAATCAAAATGAAATTTACGAATTTCAGCCAGATATAATGGTATGCTGCAACCCTAAACTTTTCCACGGACCTAAATACAAGGGAATTCCCCGCTTGATTGTTGAAATACTATCATATTCGACAGAACACCGCGACAGAACAATTAAACTGTCTGTGTATGAAAAATTTCAAGTACCTGAGTACTGGATAGTTGACATTTCAAATGAGTGTATAGAAGTTTACAGCAATAATATTAATGGGAAATATTGCTCTATAAATAAATACAAAAAAGGTATGAGCATAAAGGTATTTGATAACCTTGTTTTAGATGTTGATGAAATATTTAGCGTGATAAAGTAA